Sequence from the Temnothorax longispinosus isolate EJ_2023e chromosome 6, Tlon_JGU_v1, whole genome shotgun sequence genome:
ttttctagaGATATACTCTAAGTCGCATATGTTTcgtattatctaaaaataactaatgaaaaataatgtttaaccaaacatatatatttttaaattaatttgtaatgaatttgattttatacgaaatatatgtttagtatgcaaataaatattcttgtcctttttctcatttaattatcaattaaaaatggtgttaaaaatagcaataTGAGAGCttcttacaaaaataaagataatttatagcAAATATTTATGGACAACTAGCAGAAAATAATGCAGCTCTTTCgttgtttaataaataccCATATATCACGTATAGTATCAAGTGAAATAgagctaattttatttttggaatCGTAAGATTATTCGGGAAAaggtaatatttaatgaaaggTAATGCTGTTTGAAAGTTGATATTGGGATCCAAAAGTGCATGGTGGTCTTATAAAACTTGCAGAAACATCTTACTGTCAGGTATTTTATTGTTCAACAAAATATAACAACCGACATAATAGTTTTGAACTTAGTTGAATAGATTAAGATAATGCTGCATACGATATATTCTGCATATTagacaaaatcttaaaatttgcgaAAGCCTAGTGCAGTTATTATGAACAAAGACtaaacgtatgtatatatgcagtACAATGCTATTATAATACTTCACTAATAGCCGAATAATTACGATGAAACAGTATTGCAGTAGACAATAATCCGTTTTAAAATACGTGTTTATCAATTATACCGCttcagtattttattataaataacccAAATAAATTTACAACAGTTTAATATCATCAAAACACAATTCCTTCTATTTTACGCGCCACTATATTGAGAAGTTTGAACGTAATCTGTAATAAAAAGGCGCTTAAcgagttatatatataaataacttattaGGTATGTACGCGGATTGTACAGTTACACGCAAAATCCGCGGGTATTACACATTAACAAAGTATAAAGCAGGTACGATTAACTTAAATCTGTCGATATGTCAGGGCGATGTATTATTTACAAGTTACATAATATGGCgaaaattagtttaattagGCAGGGCggtttaaaattaagaaaacaaCTCCCCTTCGCAAAGTAATCGTATCTGCGTAACATAAGGCCCTGTATATCCAGTAGTATAGCTCGCTAAACTTAATCTTATTGCATTTACAGTGCAAATCGCAATTTAACACTGATTCTATTTCGCAAAGGATGGAACGCCGTGAACGgattatttcgtaaaaaaagataattcgtAAAAGACATCGATTCGTGAAACACAACCACAATCTTCCGACGTAAACTGACGACGCAAACGATAAACGGATCACGGACGACGGATTTAATTAGCTTCAACGGGCCGACATTACTCGTCGCGTGTTTCTTTGCTTTGGTATTCCTTTGCACACTGTGCTCTTGCACTTCTGTAAGCGGAATAATTAGATGGTTTAATTACCTCGGCAATACGCCAATCAATTATCTCCCTTAGCCTACCAtagagatatttatataaaagtacaaaacatatatgagggtgtatgtgtatgtgtatcgTGGCAATTATCATGAAGCACTTTACACGTTAGGCGATACAAGttgtattagatattaatCGAATGCTAATGTGTATCTATAAATTTCAGGATCGGCTGAAGTGAGAGAGTCACAAGCTCGCAATAGATTACAACTGAAATAAAActgcgaaaaaaattgataacgtACATTTTAAAAAGCGCTCTTAAATACGAACATACCATTCTTTGATGATATATGATTACGTGATACAACTTATGCGCaaagaaaaattcatttatcgAACTTATGCAAATTATACGTTGTAAGCGATTCCTGTTCAGATGTATAGAAAGTCATACACAGAGGATTAAGCCGATCCTGTCGATTATTATGATATAAGTGCCTGATCGCGTGCTCGCCGCAAAATATGGCAGTGCActgtaagaatatatttataggatATATAGCAATGACCAAAACGCAATTGAAGCCCGAATatagttaaatgttaaaagcTACGTTACACTACAACATCCAATACTAAAAACGTAACGATCTTATCCAGTTCggctaaattttttaaggcCGCTATTGTTACTTCAAAGAAAAATAGTACATCGCAAAGAAATTTcctgaaaaggaaaaaaaaaagattaatcgATCTTTTTAAGGCATGACACGGATGATTTTCTACCTGAGATTTTAATTGcacttttattctcttttattgcACGTACAAGCGTTGGTACGCTTGAGCTTAAGTGGATATTTATTcgaaaattcttattattattatttgttttattataagtataatgATTATCGTGACGACACAGTTCCGAAAATAAAGTTTGGTCATTGCGGTCTTAAACGCTACCATTACCGAGGTGCAGCGCGCTTCCTGGTCGAAGAACTTCCGGGTAGACGCTGCAAACGTTAGTGCCTGAAGGGATGATTCGAGATGAAAGCACATATAGTTGTTTCGTTGACGCGATAATGCGATAAAAGTCCGAATAGTCAAAGTCTCCTGAATCGCAGACGCCGATCTTAGATACCGAACTCTGACTATTCGTCGCCTCTCCTTAAAAAAATCGCGGCGTGCTGCGCGTCTGCGAGGATACTCTTCGACACCTGCATGCTCTTCAACCACCTGACATGAACGTAGTAAAAATAGCGATCCCTGTGCTTCTATATACCGGTGATCGACGTGCGTTACGTGATTACACACGTAACAAATTGTACGCGCAATTCGGGATGTACGGTAGGTGCGAGAGTGGGTAAGAGGTATCGTTGCGAATAACCGGCGTATAAGGCGGTGCGTATATACCGGTGGATTTCTCGCAAATAGCATATATGAGTATCGGAATGTGCATGAAGTGACCCCGCGAGCGCTTAAAGGCGGCTCCCCGCGGGGCGCCCCTCTTCCCTCAAAATCGCCAACTCATCGAACGTAGTTGGCAAAGAAGGAATGTATCGTGCGTGAAAAATCGTGCGATGATGCGTGTTACCGTCCTTACGGTAACCCGAGCCGCCACGCGTCGTTTCACCGCGCGTCGCTTGACGCACAACGGAGGGGGACGGGCGACGTCTAATCGACGTGCCCGGGGGTTGCGATAGCGGTACACGTATTATACGGTGTGTACCGGGATATATCAATTCGCACGTGCGCCAAGCGTGCGCGAGCAGGCTTCACGCCACGTGGGGCCCGAAGGGCCCGCGCCGCGTGATCGTGGGCGCGTGATTAGGCACTACGTGCTCTCTCAGGCTAGCGACCGACGTGAGAGGCTCGGCTCCGACGGCGGGCTGCGATACTTGGCGCGAATGTGCAAGAAGCTGTCGTGCTTGGTGCCGCGAGCGGGTGGCGGCGTGCCCTCGCGGCTGAGGACCCTCACCTGACAGGGGTCGTGCCTCGCCAGGAAATGCTCCAAAGTGTCCCATCCACCGCCCACTCTCACCATCATGTGTCTCCCCTTGAGAAGCTGCAAACACGTCAACGGCGCGGTCATTAGTGGCTGGCAAGGGTCATCGCGACATGATAGGAATAAAGAACAAGGAGAAGAGATCTCAAGATTCGGGGAGAAGAAAGCTCCCTGCGGAAGTTTTAAATGACGGGATATGATCTCGAGGAGCAATTCGAAATATTAAACGAAAGCAACTCGTCTTTaggatttttataataatatctaacaTATAATATCGATTTTGTTAACGACCGGTGTTcagtttgtttttattttaagactgtcttaagtaatgtcttaagatgctaatacggctctgtgatttataacatcttaagattatGGTTAAGACAATCTTAAATAcaagatctgactatgaatagCGGccgtaattaattttgcaaaaaaggATACAACTGATACAAGTTATACATGACGAAGATGGATGTACTTACTCTGATAAAGACGTTACGTCCCGCGATATGGTAGCGACCTTCGCCGACTTTGCGTACCTTCAGCTTGGAGCATTTGTTCGACGAGCATTGGCAGAGTCTCTGGACGGCCTCGGTGGCTCTTCGCACCTGTAGGCAGAGAGAAGCACGCGATGCTGGAGATATCGAGAGAAGTGCGCTCAAAAACGAAGAAATACGGGGGGGTATATTTAGACGGAGAAGGTTTTTTTGTTCACCGCGCCCCGTCCGCCTTCGTTATTGTCGGACAGACGAAGAACGATCGGCTGTCACGCGAGATAAATCGCTTCGACATGTCGTCGCAGCGAGAAGCAAAGGGCCGAAGATAGGCCGGTGCGTAACTTCCGCCGCTAGGCATGCAGGAATCCGACACACGCGCCTGCAGATACGTGCGTGGAAAACGTGCACGAGAAAAACGCCGATTCCCACATCGTCCTTTTCGTACACCTTTTCCTTCTCGTATACGATAATGATTATAATGCAAGCGCAACGTCTGCAATAACACGTATAGGACTAAGGTTTTCTCAACGACATGCGAATATATGACTGAAACAACGCGTGCGTGGAATATACATCAGTGAAGCTACATTAACATTAATAGGAAgactataaattattcaatctTCCGCATATGCATTTCCTCGTGCGACATGGAAAGAAGGCGGCGCTCTTCTGCATTgcacagtattattttaatccttGAATATTGGAGTTTCGTTTCCGGGAGGGAAAAGCTTCTTCGGTAATTCGAATCTTGTTGGAAATTAAATGTGACACGATGCAACCAACAGATATTCCTGGCAATATCATTGAATATAGAAAACTTTTGCAGACTTGTGCAGAATGCACTCGAAACTTCAAAATATCACAGTATCtactattaaaattgtaactaTTGTAAGTAAAAGTGGGACATTCTGATACCTTGCGATCGAGTTCTGTTATCGGTCCCGTGTGTTCCGGTGGCTCGGCCGGCGACGGTGATGGCGAGCTCAACGGCGACGGCACTTCGTCGGGATCTTCGACGCTTCCGCGGGACCAGTCGTCCTCGGTAGTATCACTGGGCACCCCGTCACTTCCGGTCGGCCCGTTGTCGCTAACGGACCTTCGCATTTCAGATTCGTGCGTAGCACCAGTCACCGGGTCCAGCCATCGTGTTCCCGTTGTCGTGACTTCTGACGCCGAGCTAGAATTACGATATACGATCTATGTCGAGTGACTAAATGACtttcacaaaatattattactgctATGTCGGAAGTGTCAACGAGAAGAAccgaaatttttgtatatctttATGATTTATCGAAGTGTTCGGAcatgaaaataaatcttatctAAACAATTCAGTAGAGCGAACGGTACAGCCGagtatttatagaataatacAATGTAACGCTTTCAGCGCACGCCGGAAACCtcgcatatattataaaattcagcCACTCCTAGAGTTGCGCGACTCGAGGTCTCCTTCGCGGTAACAGCACGCAGAATTGCCTATTCAGTCAGCGACTATTAGCCCAATGGGGAAATGTCTCTCGTCGTAAACGAGCCGGGATATATGAAGTTCTGGGCGCTGTTCTGAATGCGACGCGCGTAAACGAAACAGAAATTATGCGAGCGCATAACATACATGCATTATACATTCCGTAACGGTTAAGTTTCGGTTTCTTCTCGTCAACATCGTCGCTTGTCAACCGTTACGTTGTAAATAACGCATTAATATTGTACGCAGGCTCGGTTGTAAGAGCGATGAATTGGGctcttatgtccatttctatcaatgcagattaactttaatctcggtttaacttacttctTATCTTCTTCTAATTTTCAGAACCaagataagataaaaagtaagttaaaccgagattaatgTTAATCTACGTtggtagaaataaatattagaataacCCGTGATGGTTCTTGAGAATATGTTCTCGTTCATTAAAACCTAGAAATTACGGCTCGTTTACCTGCTGTGTTTGATCTTCTCCGGCGACGGCCTGGGTGTCGCGGTCGGCGACGGCGATTTGAATTGCCAGGAGACAAGGCTGCTGTGAGATATACCGCTGTCGGACAAACAGTGAAGATCCCTTTCCTGTTCCGCCGCGATTTCCCTCTCGAGTTGCACGAGCCCGGGCGGCTCCAGGGAATATCTGGCCGCCAGTCTCGCGACTTCCAGTAGACACAGCACAACATTCCGTGGTTGgccgtgcaaaactgcaaaaaaATGGACCgcgctatacatatatgccgtgtataaaatgacaaaatgttttattttatcatattgggatttatttattatttatacattttcattatCTAGCTTTATCGTCTCCGCGGTTTTGTTCAAGTCAACGTTTCATTGTGCTATCCGTgcacaatataaaaacgcTTTTCTCAAGACGGCTTCGCGCCACGCTCGATTACGTCGTTACGTCATTTACGTAACCGCACTGTTTGTTTTCGACGGCAATTAAAGTTGATTAAGTGAGAAAGTCCCGCCGTCCGCCGATCTCTGAAGAGACGAAGATTCGCTCCACTTTCCTCGGAGTCGCGCGCGCAATCCGCGCGACGATCACTCTCGCTCCTCGCTCCCGCTACGGATTTGCATATCTCGTTTCACGCCGGATCGTAATTTATACGGCACACGTCCCTACACGCGTGTCCGCCACGAGATTGCTCGAGTCAATTACTATGTTTCCGCTAATCGCCGCTCGTCAACTTAATCGGGCGCGCACTTGAATCTCATCCGCGTTGAAAGTCGTCCGATAGAGCGAACGGCTGCGTCGCGCGTAGCCCGCCCGCTTGCTTAATTCGCatgcattaaaattaattgcgcgCCAGGCTTTACCGAGATCGTCGCTTTCGAAGAGAAGATTCTCGTGGACGCCCAGCCGCCGGCAGAATTGTATGAAGTTCTCCATGTTGTCGCGGGAGAAGAAGCTGCGACGGGCCGCGTTCTCCCAACAACGTCCACGTATCACCGGTACCGGCTGCAACAACGTTTCTCCATGTTTCTGCGAGCGACAATCTCCGAACTTTCATTCAACATATCAAAACACAATTCCTAATCGCAAAACTCGCTTCGTGATATATtgtatactttaataattaaatgtcattGCGTGTAATAAGATAAATCCAAGAGAGAAATTACACTATTGAATATTAAAGGATGGGATTTAAATCAATAccttgaattaaataacattttgttatttttaattaccacgtgtgtgtgtcaaaatttattattttaacaaaaaacaaagtattatttcaactttattgatttagttaaattaacagtGTTTTggttaaattaacgatatattgagtataggagcagtggcgacttatagaaatggttaaaaatcactcaaattgagtataatttgacactacgaatttaacagtgtattgTTTGCAAAGAACATCTTGTTAATGCAAAAACATGTGAAATCTAAGCTAAGAGGTGCAAAGTGATTTGTAATATACTTACCCCCTTCGCCCGTCCAGCTTCTATCGCGGACCTCGCCTTTTCCTGGATAATTCTCGCCAGTCGACACACAATCACCCCATTATCAAGCACGTCGAAGAAATTGTCACCCGTTATGTAATCCACATCTGAAATTCGAAGATTGCGAAATTAGCTCGCCCGTCGCGTCAGCGATAATTCGCTCGCGCTCACGCACGAGTCTCTCTCGGCATATAAGCTGCAAGTATCTTTCAATGACACTCAAGTGGCTCGATGAGCTGGTACGttgtaacgaaaaaaaaataacacgcCATTCGCGCCTTATTCAATCCTCTATCCGCAAGCTGTTGTAAATGATTATATACATCACGTCTTATCTATTCTCTCGATCAATGTAATTACGATGCGCGGATTTCTCTCAATGTTCCGCGCAGGCAATCATTTATATCgtgtcatttatttattatacaatcaaCGAAAACAGCGAGTAACAGTCGGTAGTTGAAAATCAGTGCTCGACTTTGCTTCGCGAAAGCAGCTATTCGACACGATCGATCGACAACGTGATTGTAGTAATCGTACCGTAAGTGTACCAGGCGCAACGGTGATTCGACCATGTATCGAATGTCGATCGACGAGCCGGTTTGGTCGGTCGGAGAGGCCTGTTTGACGAAACAAATTTACTCCGGGGAGTGATCGTGCGGCAAATCATTTATCAGTAGCGCGCGACGCGCTCAAGGACGACGGGCGTTTTAATGGGCGATCGGCAAGATTGGCAACTGGAAAGACAATCGGTTTAGGTAGAACGGCTGATTCATCGTTATACCCGCCGAGATCCCGATCTCGGTTCTGGTCGCGTCTCGTGATTTTCAGAGGGAAAAAGGGCGGCACTTTGTAAAGCCGCGACGCGCGTCGGGAATCGTTGAACTGTACGACATGGCGGGTCAAGCGAGAAGCCAGTCAGGTCGCAATACTCTCACGATAGGTCGACTCATGCGTGACTATAAAATCGCTTTAGTTTCGTTCGCTGTCGTAGGTACTAAGCGCATAGATCAAGGACACACACGTTCCACTTTTCCGGATAATAAAACTTTCCAATATCCATTCCAACCGCGAGAGGAGAGCTCGCGAGATTTcctgataaatatttcatgaattCCGACTTTCTCGGGGGAAACGAGCCGATCGATCTTTTTGGCCCCTTGTTTGTCTTGAAATTAGGcaaattatctaaaatctcCTTGGCGAAGGAAATCTTCCATTTCTATTCTCTTTGTTCAACTTCAACGTGCAAGTCAAGCTGATCACGCGCGTTAATCCAAGTCTCTTCACATCGTTAGCTATCATTAATTACCGTCCCTACCACTTATATCTTTCACATCCGTACACTTTACAGATCTTAACAAGAAGCCTCATGCGCCTTGACACATTATGTAATTTTCCCCGCAAAGAGAGACGCCTCTATTCTTATTCTCTCCGTTCAGCTTAACACGCATGTTAATTATGTACGTTAATCCGAGTCTACGCTCGCCATTAGTCGTTATCTATTACCGGCCGCGCATTATTTATTGCCGTCTCTTTTCCGTATTCGTTATCCCTTATAGCAGTTCATGCGCGCGAACACAGCCATACGGTAGATGATAGAGTGAGCGCATCTGCGCTGACCGTCGGCCGTTATCTATTACCGCCTCCTGTTTCGATCCGTTAGATCTCTCGTTTTAGGATACGAACGTACGTTGTAGCGCGCGCTACGATCGTTATCCGATTATATTTATCGTACCGAAGATATCGATAGATAGCGGAGCAATTGAATTTCACCGGATACGCAGACAGGAGATAGGCAAAGGAGGTCTTTTTTCCTCTCGGAAAACTCCTCCGCGATTTTCACTTCTTCGCTTCGCGTTGTAAATCACATGCacgtgatttatttttatcatccaGTTTTATATTATCGAAGTTATATCCAAGTGGAGCGTGTCGACTGCATCTAAATCGGAGAAACGCATAAATTTTATAGCTAAAGGAACATGATGTTAAGATGATGTTAAATACTTTATAGATTACAGTAACATCTTTGATATCGAAGAAgttgtaatattttgttcacgtattaaaaagtacaaaGTATAAAACGCGAAATATAGAAATCCGTGCTCCACTTAAAGACGCTTGAATTATCTCGAATGTCAATATCTCCGATATACACGTcgtttctctgtctctctcagGGTGAAGCGGCCGATCGATGCGGCGAATCTAAGGAAAACTCGCGGGGTCGCGACACACGATCCCGTAGACACctctatatagatatagagcGGGCACGATGGGAAATAGGAACTAGGTTGGGCCCTGGCGCAGCGATAGTGCCTCGTAGATACGGATGGTAATGAGAACTCGCGAGCGCGGGCTCGTGACTCGACCCGGTAACAACAATGGGGTTGGCACCGGGAGCACGATGAAAAGAATAGGTTTTAAACGGCTGGTCCGCGTGTGCGGCGCGGAATCTATATATCACGTGGCGCTCCACGGCCGGCATGCGTTGCCGTGTATCGAAATTGTAGATCATAGACACAAAATCGAGTCTATCAGTTAGTCAACATTGACTCCACAATTCTGAGTAGGTCTTGGTCTATTGAGTCTATTCTAGACATTCGGTCCGGCTTCCTCTTTATGAACATTTGCAATAATAGAATGTTTCATGTAATGTAGGGTTGTCAATACACAATACTTTCAATTTAAAGGTCTAGGAAGCagattacaaatttaaaattcgcGTATATGAGATGAGAGATAGAACCCAAGACCTGCCGCTCTCTCACGGAGCCACGCGACGTCGTAAATCGGTTCCATGTTCTCCCAAAAACAAACGGATTGAAAAGAATTGATAAGAGAACTCGTTTCGCGATAGCTCTATCTAGACCTCAGAATCTCAAGAATTAGCCCTACGAGCAAGTGAATCCTGTCATACAATTATGTAgacattgtaaaaataatcgaaatcTGCAATAcaaagtatcagaaaattgCAGTCTTCCTTGTTCGATTGTACAAGTCTGGATATTaccgtatataatttttttaaagaacgaACATTCTTGAACGGATTAATTTGATGACTGAACAGAAAATGACTTTTATTAGTTGCGAATAATGGGTTGAGAGACCAGACTCAAACTTGAGCACGTGCAATGCACGGAACGCACAAGGAGTTCCCGTCGTGCGGGAAACTCGGTCACCCGGAACTATTATACGTAAGGCGATCGTATTCCCCGTCACCGATCCAGATATATGTCCGTGGCATTATGTTCCCTGGGTCTCTGACGTGACTTTAGAGCACTATTTTCCGAGGCGTCGCGTTGCCCGGACAAATCCGTCATCCAGGGGCCCAATTCTGTACACGCTTACCGACAGTCGTCGGTGTCGTTAACAGCGTCGGCGCAGcttttatacgatatataaaaaacctGCGCAACGACGCTTATCGAACCGATAGTTGTCGGTAAGCGTGTACAGAATATGGGCCCAGGGTATCTGTGAGAATCTCGGGCGATCGACGCGCGAATTATGGAATTTAGGGAGCGAAACGCGGCAGACCTCGCGGTACCTCGATGTTAAGCGAGCTTTCTTTCGGATATTTATAAGTGAAAgctacactgttaaatattaatagatgaaatttaaaccactaccttgaattaaataacattctgttatttttaactaccatgtatgtcaaaatgtattattttaacaaaacagtattattttaactccattaggtaaattaacaatgttttagttaaattaatgacatattgaaaaagtaggagcagtggcaaCCTAtaagaatggttaaaaatgactcaaattgaatataatttgacactatgccat
This genomic interval carries:
- the LOC139814595 gene encoding growth arrest-specific protein 2 isoform X2, with the translated sequence MSYANNRFPSSQHTRYRSSWGPSSVSVFNRADVPRPSPEEEEFEFYHERLHSAQSRQLIPLQEDLADWINKTINVDYITGDNFFDVLDNGVIVCRLARIIQEKARSAIEAGRAKGPVPVIRGRCWENAARRSFFSRDNMENFIQFCRRLGVHENLLFESDDLVLHGQPRNVVLCLLEVARLAARYSLEPPGLVQLEREIAAEQERDLHCLSDSGISHSSLVSWQFKSPSPTATPRPSPEKIKHSSSASEVTTTGTRWLDPVTGATHESEMRRSVSDNGPTGSDGVPSDTTEDDWSRGSVEDPDEVPSPLSSPSPSPAEPPEHTGPITELDRKVRRATEAVQRLCQCSSNKCSKLKVRKVGEGRYHIAGRNVFIRLLKGRHMMVRVGGGWDTLEHFLARHDPCQKCKSTVCKGIPKQRNTRRVMSAR
- the LOC139814595 gene encoding growth arrest-specific protein 2 isoform X1 — encoded protein: MSYANNRFPSSQHTRYRSSWGPSSVSVFNRADVPRPSPEEEEFEFYHERLHSAQSRQLIPLQEDLADWINKTINVDYITGDNFFDVLDNGVIVCRLARIIQEKARSAIEAGRAKGPVPVIRGRCWENAARRSFFSRDNMENFIQFCRRLGVHENLLFESDDLVLHGQPRNVVLCLLEVARLAARYSLEPPGLVQLEREIAAEQERDLHCLSDSGISHSSLVSWQFKSPSPTATPRPSPEKIKHSSSASEVTTTGTRWLDPVTGATHESEMRRSVSDNGPTGSDGVPSDTTEDDWSRGSVEDPDEVPSPLSSPSPSPAEPPEHTGPITELDRKVRRATEAVQRLCQCSSNKCSKLKVRKVGEGRYHIAGRNVFIRLLKGRHMMVRVGGGWDTLEHFLARHDPCQVRVLSREGTPPPARGTKHDSFLHIRAKYRSPPSEPSLSRRSLA